The Drosophila nasuta strain 15112-1781.00 chromosome 2L, ASM2355853v1, whole genome shotgun sequence genome window below encodes:
- the LOC132798902 gene encoding uncharacterized protein LOC132798902 produces MFSKIVFLVIICVALDVALACNGYKAKIVKMENCAGDAGIITVEEGFGIKLNKKCEMVPTGCFNNKAFGTAVAKYKVHKDGIVMKEGKMDLCAAVDQASAEAKDILKLFGAPSKCPVAEEKICSNDHKVDMSKYKSMLGMARGHLMIESEIKHDTGKSCFNVEIEITKN; encoded by the exons atgttttcaaaaattGTCTTCCTTGTGATTATTTGTGTGGCTCTTGACGTGGCCTTGGCCTGT AATGGCTATAAGGCTAAGATCGTCAAAATGGAGAACTGTGCTGGTGACGCTGGCATCATAACCGTCGAAGAGGGCTTCGGCATCAAGCTAAACAAGAAGTGCGAGATGGTGCCAACGGGTTGTTTCAACAACAAGGCCTTTGGCACAGCGGTGGCCAAGTACAAGGTCCACAAGGACGGCATTGTGATGAAGGAGGGCAAAATGGATCTTTGCGCTGCCGTAGATCAGGCATCCGCCGAGGCCAAGGACATACTGAAATTGTTTGGAGCTCCATCCAAGTGCCCGGTGGCCGAGGAAAAGATTTGCTCAAACGACCATAAGGTTGACATGTCCAAGTACAAATCAATGCTCGGAATGGCGCGTGGACATCTTATGATTGAGAGCGAAATTAAGCACGACACT GGTAAATCGTGCTTCAATGTGGAAATCGAAATAACCAAGAACTAA